The DNA sequence ACATTATTATAAAAGATTATGAAAAAGCGATAAATGAATACGAAAAAATGATAAAGTATTATCCAGATGATTGGAGAGTTAAAAATTCATTGGTTCTAACAAAAATTGCAAGTTGTTATTTAGAAAATAAGGAATATGATAAATCAATTGAAATTTATAAAAAGATATCTTCTGAATATAAAAATACTCCCTTTGAGAAATATGCAGATTTGATGATAGAATTTGTGAATGAATATATTAAAAAAGGAAAAGAAGTCCCTCTTGAAATTATACAGAAGAGGATGAGAGAAGTGGGATTAGGAGAAGGAATAGTAAGCGAAGAAGTT is a window from the bacterium genome containing:
- a CDS encoding tetratricopeptide repeat protein produces the protein IIIKDYEKAINEYEKMIKYYPDDWRVKNSLVLTKIASCYLENKEYDKSIEIYKKISSEYKNTPFEKYADLMIEFVNEYIKKGKEVPLEIIQKRMREVGLGEGIVSEEVIDGKVIYKVK